The Agromyces atrinae genome window below encodes:
- a CDS encoding glutamine synthetase family protein, which yields MDKQRDFVLRTIEERGVKFVRLWFTDVVGTLKSVAIAPAEVEGAFAEGLGFDGSAIEGLTRSFESDLLAHPDPTTFQTLPWRGDIDPTGRMFCDITTPDGEPAVADPRNVLKRTLEKAADRGFTFYTHPEIEFYLLKSSKFGEHGPEPVDSAGYFDNVPGGTAHDFRRRSVRMLEDLGISVEFSHHEAGPGQNEIDLRYADALTTADNIMTFRTVIKEVAIEQGVYATFMPKPFSQHPGSGMHTHLSLFEGDANAFYEAGAQYQLSKTGRHFIAGLLRHSQEIAAVTNQFVNSYKRLWGGDEAPSFVTWGHNNRSALVRVPLYKPNKGQSARVEYRAIDSASNPYLAFSLLLAAGMKGIEEEYVLPPEAEDNVWSLSDTERRALGYASLPASLDHAVQYMEESELVAETLGEQVYNYVLANKRQEWRDYRSQVTPYELQRNLEIL from the coding sequence ATGGATAAGCAGCGCGACTTCGTTCTTCGAACCATCGAGGAACGAGGTGTCAAGTTCGTTCGCCTCTGGTTCACCGATGTCGTCGGAACGCTCAAGTCGGTCGCGATCGCCCCGGCCGAGGTCGAAGGCGCTTTCGCCGAGGGCCTCGGTTTCGACGGATCGGCGATCGAGGGCCTGACGAGGAGCTTCGAGTCCGACCTCCTCGCCCACCCCGATCCGACGACGTTCCAGACGCTGCCGTGGCGCGGCGACATCGACCCCACCGGTCGTATGTTCTGCGACATCACGACGCCCGACGGCGAGCCCGCTGTGGCTGACCCGCGGAACGTGTTGAAGCGCACGCTCGAGAAGGCCGCCGATCGCGGGTTCACGTTCTACACGCACCCCGAGATCGAGTTCTACCTCCTGAAGTCGTCGAAGTTCGGCGAGCACGGGCCCGAGCCCGTCGACTCGGCCGGTTACTTCGACAACGTTCCGGGTGGCACGGCTCACGACTTCCGTCGTCGTTCGGTGCGCATGCTGGAAGACCTCGGCATCTCCGTGGAGTTCAGCCACCACGAGGCCGGCCCGGGCCAGAACGAGATCGATCTGCGCTACGCCGACGCTCTCACGACGGCCGACAACATCATGACGTTCCGCACCGTGATCAAAGAGGTCGCCATCGAGCAGGGCGTCTACGCGACGTTCATGCCGAAGCCGTTCTCGCAGCACCCCGGTTCGGGCATGCACACCCACCTCTCGCTCTTCGAGGGCGACGCCAACGCGTTCTACGAGGCCGGTGCGCAGTACCAGCTCTCGAAGACGGGCCGTCACTTCATCGCGGGCCTCCTCCGTCACTCGCAGGAGATCGCCGCCGTCACGAACCAGTTCGTGAACTCGTACAAGCGACTCTGGGGCGGAGACGAGGCGCCCAGCTTCGTCACGTGGGGCCACAACAACCGTTCCGCGCTCGTGCGCGTGCCGCTGTACAAGCCCAATAAGGGCCAGAGCGCGCGCGTCGAGTATCGCGCGATCGACTCGGCGTCGAACCCCTACCTGGCGTTCTCGCTTCTGCTCGCCGCCGGAATGAAGGGCATCGAGGAGGAGTACGTGCTGCCTCCCGAGGCCGAGGACAACGTGTGGAGCCTCTCCGACACCGAGCGCCGCGCCCTCGGGTACGCGTCGCTCCCCGCGAGCCTCGACCACGCCGTCCAGTACATGGAGGAGTCGGAGCTCGTCGCCGAGACGCTCGGTGAGCAGGTCTACAACTACGTGCTGGCGAACAAGCGTCAGGAGTGGCGCGACTACCGGTCTCAGGTGACGCCGTACGAGCTGCAGCGCAACCTCGAGATCCTCTGA
- a CDS encoding bifunctional [glutamine synthetase] adenylyltransferase/[glutamine synthetase]-adenylyl-L-tyrosine phosphorylase encodes MPASVPTEPTLTELARTGFTSLDSSAERVGELARASGVATGLLLDAFAIAADPDDAVIAVLQLHERAPDAVSALLADGQAAARFVRVLGASRGLADFFLRHPDQLDVFAEPVVAIPDPDDVRSDLLAVVDGRGTGGPDQAETAWSALRVQYRRRLAELAIFDLTSVDPVAIVDLVAASLAELAGAALDAALDLARQAVSLPEGERAFGRFPAHEVEATRLAIIGMGKAGASELNYVSDVDVIFVADVADGSDLGADRAIEIATRLAMLTMKAISASSVEPDLWEVDPNLRPEGKDGALVRTLDSHVQYYDRWAKSWEFQALLKARPLAGDRALGARYVEAVAPKVWSSASRENFVESVQRMRERVTAHIPDDEIDIQVKLGPGGLRDIEFTVQLLQLVHGRTDASVHQAGTLPALAALADAGYVGRVEAAEFAHDYRVLRLLEHRLQLERLRRTHLMPRGDAELRVIGRASGLAPNATQLREVWQSTRQRVRGLHERLFYRPLLSAVAALPSSGLSLTSEQAEDRLAAIGFRDPRGALAHIGALTAGVSRRATIQRHLLPVMLGWFAEGADPDYGLLAFRRLSDKLGTTHWYLRLLRDSSEAGHRLTRILAGSRYAGELLERTPESVAWLEDDDDLRPRTLAVLSEETKAVVARHGTAEAAAKVLRTARRREVLRLAFAAILERITVEQLGQALSDVTENLVRGLVDAIRAEGAGEFADDGIEFAVIGMGRFGGAELGFGSDADVMYVFRPGRLEGEAAQQRAQKIVSELIRLGSDAHLPLDLDADLRPEGRNGVLARSLDAYRSYYERWSLTWEAQALLRARGVAGDSALIRDFEALADTVRYPAEIDESAVREVKRIKARVENERLPQGADPTRHLKLGRGSLSDVEWFVQLLQLEHASSVPALRTTSTLAALAEAVEAQLITPDDAALLRAAWVFASRARSALTLWLNKTTDVLPVDRIQLEGVARLLEYPPGSASMLEQDYLQITRRSRAVFERGFYGTVERHEPSI; translated from the coding sequence ATGCCTGCGAGCGTGCCGACCGAGCCGACTCTGACCGAACTCGCACGGACCGGGTTCACCTCACTCGACTCCTCCGCGGAGCGAGTGGGTGAACTCGCCCGGGCGTCGGGCGTAGCCACCGGGCTGCTGCTCGACGCGTTCGCGATCGCTGCGGATCCCGACGACGCCGTCATCGCCGTGCTGCAGCTGCACGAACGCGCACCGGACGCCGTCTCCGCTCTGCTCGCCGACGGGCAGGCCGCTGCGCGATTCGTGCGCGTGCTCGGAGCATCGCGCGGTCTCGCGGACTTCTTCCTGCGGCACCCCGACCAACTCGACGTGTTCGCCGAGCCCGTCGTGGCGATCCCGGATCCCGATGATGTGCGCTCCGACCTGCTCGCGGTCGTCGACGGCCGCGGCACGGGCGGGCCCGACCAGGCCGAGACCGCCTGGTCCGCGCTTCGCGTGCAGTACCGCAGGCGTCTCGCCGAGCTCGCGATCTTCGACCTCACGAGCGTCGATCCCGTCGCGATCGTCGATCTCGTCGCGGCCTCGCTCGCCGAGCTCGCGGGAGCAGCCCTCGACGCCGCGCTCGATCTCGCCCGCCAGGCCGTATCTCTGCCCGAGGGCGAGCGCGCCTTCGGACGCTTCCCCGCTCACGAGGTGGAGGCGACGCGACTCGCCATCATCGGTATGGGCAAGGCGGGGGCATCGGAGCTCAACTACGTCAGCGACGTCGATGTGATCTTCGTGGCCGACGTCGCCGACGGCAGTGACCTCGGCGCCGATCGAGCGATCGAGATCGCCACGAGACTCGCGATGCTCACGATGAAGGCCATCTCGGCGTCATCCGTCGAGCCCGACCTCTGGGAGGTCGACCCCAACCTCCGGCCCGAGGGCAAGGACGGCGCCCTCGTCCGCACGCTCGATTCGCACGTGCAGTACTACGACCGGTGGGCGAAGAGCTGGGAGTTCCAGGCGCTGCTGAAGGCGCGCCCGCTCGCGGGTGACCGCGCGCTCGGGGCCCGCTACGTCGAAGCCGTCGCGCCGAAGGTCTGGTCGAGCGCATCGCGTGAGAACTTCGTCGAGTCGGTGCAGCGCATGCGGGAGCGCGTCACCGCGCACATCCCCGACGACGAGATCGACATCCAGGTGAAGCTCGGTCCGGGCGGATTGCGCGACATCGAGTTCACCGTGCAGCTCCTGCAGCTCGTGCACGGTCGAACCGACGCCTCGGTGCACCAGGCCGGCACGCTGCCCGCTCTCGCCGCCCTCGCCGATGCCGGTTACGTCGGACGCGTCGAGGCCGCGGAGTTCGCACACGACTACCGCGTGCTCCGCCTGCTCGAGCACCGTCTGCAGCTCGAGCGACTGCGGCGTACGCACCTGATGCCGCGCGGCGATGCCGAACTCCGCGTGATCGGGCGTGCGTCGGGGCTCGCTCCGAACGCCACGCAGCTTCGCGAGGTGTGGCAGTCGACGCGTCAGCGCGTGCGCGGTCTGCACGAGCGTCTCTTCTACCGACCGCTCCTCTCCGCCGTCGCCGCGCTTCCGTCGTCCGGGCTCAGCCTCACGAGCGAGCAGGCGGAAGACCGTCTGGCGGCGATCGGTTTCCGCGACCCGCGCGGTGCGCTCGCTCACATCGGTGCGCTGACCGCCGGGGTCTCGCGTCGCGCGACGATCCAGCGACACCTTTTGCCCGTCATGCTCGGTTGGTTCGCCGAGGGCGCCGATCCCGACTACGGGCTCCTCGCTTTCCGGCGACTGAGCGACAAGCTCGGCACGACGCACTGGTACCTGCGGCTCCTCCGTGACTCGTCCGAGGCCGGTCACCGGCTCACGCGTATTCTCGCCGGGTCGCGCTACGCGGGCGAGCTCCTGGAGCGCACACCCGAGTCGGTCGCCTGGCTCGAGGATGACGACGACCTGCGCCCTCGCACGCTCGCCGTCCTCTCTGAGGAGACCAAGGCCGTGGTCGCGCGTCACGGCACGGCCGAGGCTGCGGCGAAGGTGTTGCGCACGGCGCGCCGCCGTGAAGTGCTCCGGCTCGCCTTCGCCGCGATCCTCGAGCGGATCACGGTCGAGCAGCTCGGGCAGGCTCTCAGCGATGTCACCGAGAATCTGGTGCGCGGGCTCGTCGATGCCATTCGCGCCGAGGGGGCCGGCGAGTTCGCCGACGATGGAATCGAGTTCGCCGTCATCGGAATGGGCCGTTTCGGCGGTGCGGAACTCGGCTTCGGCTCCGACGCCGACGTCATGTATGTCTTCCGTCCCGGTCGCCTCGAGGGCGAAGCGGCTCAGCAGCGCGCGCAGAAGATCGTCTCGGAGCTCATCCGTCTCGGCAGCGACGCGCACCTCCCTCTCGACCTCGATGCCGACCTGCGACCCGAGGGGCGCAACGGTGTCCTCGCACGATCACTCGACGCCTACCGGTCGTACTACGAGCGCTGGTCGCTGACGTGGGAGGCGCAAGCGCTCCTTCGTGCCCGCGGGGTCGCCGGAGATTCGGCGCTCATCCGCGATTTCGAGGCCCTCGCCGACACCGTTCGCTACCCGGCGGAGATCGATGAGTCTGCCGTGCGCGAGGTGAAGCGCATCAAGGCCCGCGTCGAGAACGAGCGCCTCCCGCAGGGCGCGGATCCGACGCGCCATCTGAAGCTCGGGCGTGGTTCGCTGAGCGACGTGGAGTGGTTCGTGCAGCTCCTGCAGCTCGAGCACGCGTCATCCGTGCCCGCGCTCCGCACGACGTCGACGCTGGCCGCGCTGGCCGAGGCGGTCGAGGCGCAACTGATCACGCCAGACGATGCCGCGCTGCTTCGCGCAGCCTGGGTCTTCGCTTCGCGTGCGCGTTCGGCGCTCACACTCTGGCTCAACAAGACGACCGATGTGCTTCCCGTCGACCGCATTCAACTCGAAGGCGTCGCACGGCTCCTCGAATACCCGCCGGGCTCGGCGTCGATGCTCGAACAGGACTACCTGCAGATCACCCGTCGATCGCGTGCGGTCTTCGAGCGAGGCTTCTACGGAACCGTCGAGAGACACGAACCGTCGATCTGA
- a CDS encoding RDD family protein: protein MSSSGSKPTTFGELAPSRWPGERLGLPERGQHSVARVGRRIAALVVDYGLAVVIALLFAPYESAAHSLITIGVFALMQMIFIPTIGGSIGHRLLGMRIVPISGGWVGLWRPVVRSLLLAIVIPALAWDSDQRGFHDKVAGTVLIRA from the coding sequence GTGAGCTCCTCAGGATCGAAACCCACCACCTTCGGCGAACTGGCACCGAGCCGTTGGCCGGGGGAGCGACTCGGCCTTCCCGAGCGGGGTCAGCACTCCGTCGCTCGCGTCGGGCGACGGATCGCGGCGCTCGTCGTCGACTACGGCCTGGCGGTCGTGATCGCGCTGCTGTTCGCGCCGTACGAGTCCGCAGCGCACTCGCTCATCACGATCGGTGTCTTCGCGCTCATGCAGATGATCTTCATCCCCACGATCGGCGGCAGCATCGGACACCGCCTGCTCGGCATGCGCATCGTGCCGATCAGCGGAGGGTGGGTCGGCCTGTGGCGACCCGTCGTCCGATCGCTGCTTCTCGCCATCGTCATCCCGGCTCTCGCCTGGGATTCCGACCAGCGCGGCTTCCACGACAAGGTCGCAGGAACCGTCCTCATCCGGGCCTGA
- a CDS encoding RNA-binding S4 domain-containing protein → MTNTPPIDDVPISGEAVRLGQFVKFAGLLDTGGDVKEAIIDGYVTVNGEVDRRRGRQLQFGDVVGYDGRQLRVSR, encoded by the coding sequence ATGACGAATACGCCTCCGATCGATGATGTCCCGATTTCCGGCGAGGCGGTGCGGCTGGGTCAGTTCGTGAAGTTCGCGGGCCTGCTCGACACCGGCGGCGACGTGAAAGAAGCCATCATCGACGGCTACGTGACCGTGAACGGCGAGGTCGATCGGCGTCGGGGGCGCCAGCTCCAGTTCGGAGATGTCGTCGGCTACGACGGTCGGCAGTTACGTGTAAGTCGCTAG
- the panB gene encoding 3-methyl-2-oxobutanoate hydroxymethyltransferase, whose protein sequence is MSEQPSNDATSPAKIEGSNEQNPYGGGGAAAGAKRVRTRHFQNAKRDGIKITGLTSYDQLTARIFDEAGIDFLLVGDSAGNNVFGYSTTLPVTVDELIPLTRAVAGAVTRAFVVADMPFGSYESGPDEALHTAVRFMKEAGAHAVKLEGGERSHKQIRRVVQAGIPVMAHIGYTPQSEHGLGGHIIQGRGDGAEQLLADAHAVEDAGAFAVVLEMVPSDIAARVTAELSIPTLSVGAGPHTDGQLLVWTDWAGLTVGRIPKFVKQYADLSGILHGAAKAWQADVASGVYPAPEHSYE, encoded by the coding sequence ATGTCTGAGCAGCCCTCGAACGACGCCACGTCACCCGCGAAGATCGAGGGGAGCAACGAGCAGAATCCGTACGGCGGAGGAGGCGCCGCTGCCGGCGCGAAGCGCGTTCGCACGCGGCACTTCCAGAACGCGAAGCGCGACGGCATCAAGATCACCGGGCTCACGAGCTACGACCAGTTGACGGCCCGCATCTTCGACGAGGCCGGCATCGACTTCCTCCTCGTCGGCGACTCCGCCGGAAACAACGTCTTCGGCTACTCGACGACCCTGCCGGTCACGGTCGACGAGCTCATCCCCCTCACGCGCGCCGTCGCGGGTGCCGTCACTCGCGCCTTCGTCGTCGCCGACATGCCCTTCGGCTCCTACGAGTCCGGCCCCGACGAAGCCCTGCACACGGCCGTCCGGTTCATGAAGGAGGCCGGCGCCCACGCCGTGAAGCTCGAGGGCGGAGAGCGCAGCCACAAGCAGATCCGGCGTGTCGTGCAGGCCGGAATCCCGGTCATGGCGCACATCGGCTACACCCCGCAGAGCGAGCACGGCCTCGGCGGGCACATCATCCAGGGTCGCGGCGACGGTGCCGAGCAACTTCTCGCCGACGCACACGCCGTCGAGGACGCGGGCGCCTTCGCCGTCGTCCTCGAGATGGTTCCCTCTGACATCGCGGCGCGCGTCACGGCCGAGCTGTCGATCCCCACGCTGAGCGTGGGGGCCGGGCCGCACACCGACGGCCAGCTCCTCGTCTGGACCGACTGGGCCGGGCTCACGGTCGGGCGCATCCCGAAGTTCGTGAAGCAGTACGCCGACCTGTCGGGCATCCTCCACGGTGCGGCGAAGGCGTGGCAGGCGGATGTCGCGTCAGGCGTCTACCCGGCGCCTGAGCACAGCTACGAGTGA
- the glnA gene encoding type I glutamate--ammonia ligase, whose translation MFSDSSEVLTFIKETDVKFLDIRFTDLPGVQQHFNIPASTVDEEFFTVGQLFDGSSIRGFANIHESDMQLIPDVSTAYIDPFRVERTLIMVFDIYNPRNGEIYSKDPRQVAKKAEKYLASTGIADTAFFAPEAEFYIFDDVRYNVDQRSSFYSVDSEEGAWNTGRKEEGGNLANKTPYKGGYFPVSPVDKQADLRDDISLKLIDAGLILERAHHEVGTGGQAEINYRFDTMVHSADDILKFKYIVKNTAEQWGKTATFMPKPLFGDNGSGMHTHQSLWNDGKPLFYDEAGYGGLSDIARWYIGGLLKHAPAVLAFTNPTVNSYHRLVPGFEAPVNLVYSAGNRSASIRIPITGTNPKAKRIEFRAPDASGNPYLAFAAQLMAGLDGIKNRIEPHEPVDKDLYELPPEEAKSIPQVPGSLGEALLALEADHDFLLEGGVFTKELIETWIDYKREKELKPLAQRPHPFEFELYYGV comes from the coding sequence ATGTTCAGTGATTCATCCGAAGTCCTTACGTTCATCAAGGAGACGGACGTCAAGTTCCTCGACATCCGCTTCACCGACCTCCCGGGTGTGCAGCAGCACTTCAACATCCCGGCCTCGACGGTCGACGAGGAGTTCTTCACCGTCGGTCAGCTGTTCGACGGTTCGTCGATCCGCGGCTTCGCCAACATCCACGAGTCCGACATGCAGCTCATCCCTGACGTGTCGACCGCGTACATCGACCCCTTCCGCGTCGAGCGCACGCTCATCATGGTCTTCGACATCTACAACCCGCGCAACGGTGAGATCTACTCGAAGGACCCGCGTCAGGTCGCCAAGAAAGCTGAGAAGTACCTCGCCTCGACCGGCATCGCCGACACCGCGTTCTTCGCCCCCGAGGCCGAGTTCTACATCTTCGACGACGTTCGTTACAACGTCGACCAGCGCTCGAGCTTCTACAGCGTCGACTCCGAAGAGGGCGCCTGGAACACCGGCCGCAAGGAAGAGGGCGGAAACCTCGCCAACAAGACGCCCTACAAGGGTGGCTACTTCCCCGTGAGCCCCGTCGACAAGCAGGCCGACCTGCGCGACGACATCTCGCTCAAGCTCATCGACGCGGGCCTCATCCTCGAGCGCGCGCACCACGAGGTCGGCACCGGCGGACAGGCGGAGATCAACTACCGCTTCGACACCATGGTCCACTCGGCCGACGACATCCTGAAGTTCAAGTACATCGTCAAGAACACGGCCGAGCAGTGGGGCAAGACCGCGACGTTCATGCCGAAGCCGCTCTTCGGCGACAACGGTTCGGGCATGCACACCCACCAGTCGCTCTGGAACGACGGCAAGCCGCTGTTCTACGACGAGGCCGGCTACGGCGGTCTCTCCGACATCGCCCGCTGGTACATCGGTGGCCTGCTGAAGCACGCTCCCGCCGTGCTCGCGTTCACGAACCCGACGGTCAACTCGTACCACCGCCTCGTGCCCGGCTTCGAAGCCCCCGTCAACCTGGTCTACTCGGCCGGTAACCGTTCGGCCTCGATCCGCATCCCCATCACGGGAACGAACCCCAAGGCCAAGCGCATCGAGTTCCGCGCGCCGGACGCCTCGGGCAACCCGTACCTCGCCTTCGCCGCGCAGCTCATGGCCGGCCTCGACGGAATCAAGAACCGCATCGAGCCGCACGAGCCCGTCGACAAGGACCTCTACGAGCTTCCCCCCGAGGAGGCCAAGTCCATCCCCCAGGTTCCCGGTTCGCTCGGCGAGGCCCTCCTCGCTCTCGAGGCCGACCACGACTTCCTCCTCGAGGGCGGCGTGTTCACCAAGGAGCTCATCGAGACCTGGATCGACTACAAGCGCGAGAAGGAGCTGAAGCCGCTGGCTCAGCGTCCCCACCCGTTCGAGTTCGAGCTGTACTACGGCGTCTAG
- the lipA gene encoding lipoyl synthase gives MTAAPDGRRMLRLEIRNSETPIEKKPEWIKTRAKMGPEYRRLQDLVKGEELHTVCQEAGCPNIFECWEDREATFLIGGSQCTRRCDFCQIDTGKPADYDIDEPRRVAESVATMQLRYATVTGVARDDLPDEGAWLYAETIRRIHDANPGTGVEILVPDFSGNPALLGEVFSARPEVFAHNVETVPRIFKRIRPAFRYERSLDVITQARDAGLITKSNLILGMGEERHEVSTALRDLHEAGADIITITQYLRPSPRHLPVARWVRPEEFVELSAEAEAIGFAGVLSGPLVRSSYRAGRLWAKAMRRSGRPIPDRLSHLNVEEGGFPQAVG, from the coding sequence ATGACCGCCGCGCCCGACGGGCGTCGCATGCTCCGCCTCGAGATCCGCAACTCGGAGACGCCCATCGAGAAGAAGCCGGAATGGATCAAGACCCGCGCGAAGATGGGGCCGGAATACCGTCGACTCCAGGACCTCGTGAAAGGCGAGGAATTGCACACGGTGTGCCAGGAAGCCGGATGCCCCAACATCTTCGAGTGCTGGGAGGATCGCGAAGCGACCTTCCTGATCGGCGGCTCGCAATGCACTCGCCGATGCGACTTCTGCCAGATCGACACGGGCAAGCCCGCCGACTACGACATCGACGAGCCGCGGCGGGTCGCGGAATCGGTCGCGACGATGCAGCTGCGCTACGCGACGGTGACGGGAGTCGCTCGTGACGACCTCCCCGATGAGGGCGCCTGGCTCTACGCCGAGACGATCAGGCGCATCCACGACGCGAACCCCGGCACTGGGGTCGAGATCCTCGTACCCGACTTCTCGGGCAATCCCGCACTTCTCGGCGAGGTGTTCTCCGCACGTCCCGAGGTGTTCGCGCACAACGTCGAGACGGTCCCTCGCATCTTCAAGCGGATCCGACCCGCATTCCGCTACGAGCGCTCGCTCGACGTCATCACCCAAGCTCGGGACGCGGGACTCATCACGAAGTCGAACCTCATCCTCGGCATGGGCGAGGAGCGGCACGAGGTGTCGACAGCACTCCGCGATCTGCACGAGGCCGGCGCCGACATCATCACGATCACCCAGTACCTGCGCCCGAGCCCCCGCCATCTGCCCGTCGCTCGCTGGGTGCGCCCCGAGGAGTTCGTCGAGTTGAGCGCGGAGGCCGAGGCCATCGGATTCGCCGGCGTGCTCTCCGGCCCGCTCGTGCGCTCGTCCTATCGCGCAGGCAGACTCTGGGCGAAGGCGATGCGCCGGAGCGGGCGTCCGATCCCCGACCGGTTGTCGCACCTGAATGTCGAGGAGGGCGGTTTTCCCCAGGCGGTGGGATGA
- a CDS encoding DUF4191 domain-containing protein — MARKKESSSVTKEPGRIKQMWQVFQMTRRYDSKAQWWILLGLVGPIILGVGVGILLSGGNGFTIALWVIAGLLAGILVAMIILGRRAERAAYSQIDGQPGAVGAVLKSGLRRGWIGNEMPVAVNAKTQDAVYRAVGRGGVVLISEGPQTRTQRMLEEEKRKVARILPNVPVSTIAVGHGAGEVELHRLGPALKKTKKAITKPEVVAVNNRLNSLQTQLPIPKGIDPLRARPQRGKIR, encoded by the coding sequence ATGGCACGCAAGAAGGAGTCGTCCTCCGTGACGAAGGAACCCGGTCGCATCAAGCAGATGTGGCAGGTCTTCCAGATGACCCGTCGCTACGACTCGAAGGCGCAGTGGTGGATTCTGTTGGGCCTCGTCGGCCCGATCATCCTCGGAGTGGGCGTCGGCATCCTGCTCAGCGGAGGCAACGGCTTCACGATCGCCCTCTGGGTCATCGCCGGCCTCCTCGCCGGCATCCTCGTCGCGATGATCATCCTGGGTCGTCGCGCCGAGCGCGCCGCCTACTCGCAGATCGACGGGCAGCCGGGCGCCGTGGGTGCCGTGCTGAAGAGCGGCCTGCGTCGCGGCTGGATCGGCAACGAGATGCCCGTCGCCGTCAACGCCAAGACCCAGGACGCCGTCTACCGCGCCGTCGGCCGCGGTGGTGTCGTGCTCATCAGCGAGGGCCCGCAGACGCGTACCCAGCGCATGCTCGAGGAGGAGAAGCGGAAGGTCGCGCGCATCCTCCCCAACGTTCCCGTATCGACGATCGCCGTCGGCCACGGTGCCGGCGAGGTCGAACTGCACCGCTTGGGCCCGGCGCTCAAGAAGACCAAGAAGGCGATCACGAAGCCCGAGGTCGTCGCGGTCAACAATCGTCTGAACTCGCTCCAGACGCAGCTGCCGATCCCCAAGGGTATCGACCCGCTGCGCGCGCGCCCGCAGCGCGGCAAGATCCGCTGA
- a CDS encoding pentapeptide repeat-containing protein — protein MTNRRTAPPTRSPRLSPVRLEGLTAGDALDIESGAHLDGFELDALTLDSIELASANLSECRLASITAIDVDLAGARISDSVIERWNVPVLAARRSTWRDVEVRDSRIGSAEFYGSEVRSVLFENCKLGFVNLRGATFTDIRFVDCTIDELDLGQATVSRLAFERTSVDQIELAGATLEHTDLRGARLAVVNGVDRLRGTIVTPEQLSLLAPLIAANLGIDVDD, from the coding sequence ATGACGAACCGACGCACCGCTCCCCCCACCCGTTCGCCTCGACTCTCGCCTGTCCGCCTCGAGGGCCTCACCGCGGGTGACGCGCTCGACATCGAGAGCGGCGCGCACCTCGACGGCTTCGAGCTCGACGCCCTCACGCTCGACTCGATCGAGCTCGCATCGGCGAATCTGAGCGAGTGTCGACTGGCATCGATCACCGCGATCGACGTCGATCTCGCCGGCGCCCGAATCTCGGACTCGGTCATCGAGCGATGGAACGTGCCCGTGCTCGCCGCACGGCGTTCCACGTGGCGCGACGTCGAGGTGCGTGACTCCCGCATCGGCTCGGCCGAGTTCTACGGTTCCGAGGTGCGCAGCGTGCTGTTCGAGAACTGCAAGCTCGGTTTCGTCAACCTCCGCGGAGCGACCTTCACCGACATCCGGTTCGTCGATTGCACCATCGACGAGCTCGACCTCGGCCAGGCGACCGTGTCGCGGCTCGCGTTCGAGCGGACATCCGTCGACCAGATCGAACTGGCGGGCGCGACGCTCGAGCACACCGATCTTCGGGGCGCTCGACTCGCGGTCGTCAACGGGGTCGACCGCCTGCGCGGCACGATCGTCACCCCCGAGCAGTTGAGCCTGCTCGCTCCCCTCATCGCCGCGAACCTCGGTATCGACGTCGACGACTGA
- a CDS encoding tyrosine-protein phosphatase yields MTTPIDRRVPLQSAPNLRDLGGLAAGDGTVRSGVIYRSATLARLGGDDLVAFGRLGIGTVYDLRTAAERADAPDILPDGVRSVGLDVLADSTTDVAASVGQLASDPAGLAASLSDGRGVALMRESYRNIVSLPSALAAYRAFYLDLIDGDRAGAALFHCTTGKDRTGWAAASLLLLLGVDPDDVLVDYLETNADLLPALAPVLDAAAAHGVDRELLLPVLGVRGEYLDAALDEMRSRFGDIEGYARDGLGLTTEQLDALRARFVDEEPDTVNAGRGPLKLCPTGRGPGVE; encoded by the coding sequence ATGACCACACCGATCGATCGCCGAGTGCCGCTGCAGAGCGCGCCTAACCTGCGCGACCTCGGCGGTCTCGCAGCCGGTGACGGCACCGTGCGGTCCGGCGTCATCTATCGTTCGGCGACCCTGGCGCGGCTCGGCGGAGACGACCTCGTCGCGTTCGGCCGGCTGGGTATCGGCACCGTCTACGACCTGCGGACGGCTGCCGAACGAGCGGATGCACCCGACATCCTGCCCGACGGAGTGCGCTCGGTGGGACTCGACGTGCTCGCCGACAGCACGACGGATGTCGCGGCGAGCGTCGGTCAGCTCGCGAGCGATCCGGCCGGCCTCGCGGCATCCCTCAGCGATGGGCGAGGAGTCGCCCTCATGCGTGAGTCGTACCGGAACATCGTGAGCCTCCCCTCGGCACTCGCGGCGTATCGCGCCTTCTATCTCGATTTGATCGACGGCGATCGCGCGGGTGCCGCTCTCTTCCACTGCACGACGGGCAAGGACCGCACCGGGTGGGCTGCGGCGTCACTCTTGCTCCTCCTCGGCGTCGACCCCGACGACGTGCTCGTCGACTATCTCGAGACCAACGCCGACCTGTTGCCCGCGCTCGCACCGGTGCTCGACGCCGCGGCGGCGCACGGAGTCGACCGCGAACTCTTGCTCCCGGTGCTCGGCGTGCGCGGCGAGTACCTCGATGCGGCCCTCGATGAGATGCGATCGCGCTTCGGTGACATCGAGGGCTACGCCCGGGACGGTCTCGGCCTCACGACCGAGCAACTCGACGCGCTCCGTGCGCGGTTCGTCGATGAGGAGCCCGACACCGTGAACGCCGGGCGCGGACCGCTGAAGCTCTGCCCGACAGGTCGCGGGCCCGGCGTCGAATAG